TCATCGGCTCGTTCGGTGACGATGGGGAGGCCCTCCTGGCGAAGGCCAAAGGCGAAGGTCGCCCGGCCCTGGTGAGGCTCCCCGTGAAGAGCATCGCCTTCTACCTGAGCGAGCTGGTCCTCTCCGCCCGGGAGGGCACGCTGCTGGCGGACCCGCGGGTGCGCCGCGCCATCGGCTTCAGCCTGGACCGCGCAGCGCTGGCCCACCCCCCCGCGGTGCCCCTCCATCGCTTCCTCGATCCTCGCTTCAGCGCCTATCGCCCGAGCGTCGAGGGCTTCTCCCTGGACCGGGAGCGGGCGGCCGCCCTGCTCGAGGCCGCGGGCATCGATCTGACCGCCTCGCCCCCCACCCTGCGCCTGGGCTGCCTGGAGGTCTTCCGCCGGCGCTGCGAGGAGATTGCCTCGCAGCTCACCGAGGCCGGCTGGAGGGTCGAGCGACATGAGCTGGTGGTCGCGGCGATGGAGCGCAACCTCGAGATCGGGGAGATCGACGCGACGGTCGGCGGCTTCCTCTACCCCTACTACGGTACCGAGCCCTGGCCCTATCTGACCTACATCGCGAACCGCAACCGCGCCCGCACCGGCCGGGGCTCCCGGATCGCCTCCATCTACGAGCGCCTGGATCGCGCCGTGAGCCAGGCCGATCGGATCGCCCTCTACGGAGCCCTGGAAGAGGCCCTGCTCGAGGACGCCACCTTGATCCCGCTGGTGGGCGGCTCGCCCGAGGACGCGGAGTTCGACACCATCGGGTCCCTCCTCGACCCCCGGATCCGGGGTCTGCCGGTGGACGACCCCGGCGCGCAGCAACCCCTCCGGGACCTCGTGGGCGTGGTCCAGACCCGCATCCTCACCGACCACAACCTCGCCGCCCTGCGCCACGTCTGGCTGGCGGACGACCCGACCGCCGCCACCAGCCCATCAGGCGAGTGACGGGCCAGTAGCCGGCGGGGAAGCCGGGCTCGGCGCACCAGGCCGTGGAGGAGGCCGCGCCGCTCGCGCCGCCGGCGCCGCCGGCGTTCTCCATCCCCGCGGCGCAGTTCTCGACGCACTGGAGGGAGCCGGTGTCGTAGGCGGCCAGGCCGGCGCCGCCGTTGCCGCCGCTGGTGCCGTTGGTCCCGCCGCCGCCCTCGCTGCCCGGGGCGCCGTTGCCGGCCCAGACGACGTTGTTCGAGATCAGGAGGGCGGCGTTGCTGTTGCGCACCCAGATCCCGTAGCTGTTCTCCCCCGGAGCGGCGGCGTTCTCGCCGTAGATCACGAAGCCGTCGATCGAGGCGCCGGTGGTGATGCCGTCGGCGATCACCGCCTTGCGGTGACCCGGGCCGCTGTTGCCGTAGAGCGCGGTGGTGTTCGCCGCGGGGTTCCGGCCCCAGGTCACGGGGTTGTAGCCACCGAGGAGGGAGAGCCCGTCGATGAGGGTGACGGTCTCGTAGTAGGCGCCGGAGCTGACGTAGACCCGGGTCTTCCCGGCCTGCGCCGCGGCGCGGGCCAGGCCCTGGCCGATGGTGGCGCAGGGGGTGGTCTGCCCGCCGCAGGTGGCGAAGTCGGCGCCGCCGTTGGCGAGGGTCGAGACGAAGACCACCGAGCTGTCGATCTGGAACTCGCAGCCGTTGGAGGAGACCACGTCCAGGTCGAGGTAGTCGTGGGTGCCGTCGCAGGCGGCGTGCCCGTCGCCGACGGTGCAGCAGCTCATCCGGCACTGGGGGATGCCGCTGGCGTCGCAGCTGCCCCAGGCGTTCGCCCGGTCGAAGACCGCGGTGCAGTCGATGAAGCAGGAGCCGCAGGCGGTGTCGGTGTCGTAGACCCCGGTCGCCTGGTTGAGCCAGCCCTCGTCGGTGGTGCCGTCGCAGTCGTCGTCGGCGCCGTTGCAGATCTCGGCGGAGGGGCTGCCCGCGCTCGCCGAGCAGATCGTCGGCCCCGCGGGGTTCCCCGCGTCGCAGATCCGGATGCCCGCGGCGAGGCAGGCGCCCTGCCCCGAGCTGCAGGCGTTGCCCTTGTCGGTCCACAGCACCTCGTCGGTCGCGCCGTCGCAGTCGTCGTCGAAGGCGTTGCAGACCTCGGCGCCCGGCGGGCTCGGGGTCGCCGAGCAGACCGTCGGTCCGGAGGGGCTGCCGGTGTCGCAGATCTTGATGCCCGGCTGGGCGCAGATCCCCTGGCCGGCGATGCAGCCCGTCCCCAGGTCGGCCCAGCTGATCTCGTCGGTCTGGCCGTCGCAGTCGTCGTCGATCCCGTTGCAGACCTCGGTGCCGCCGGGGGCGGGGCCGACGGAGCAGACCGTGGGGCCGCCGGGGCTCGCCGTGTCGCAGACCCGGATGCCGGTCTGCTGGCAGGCGCCGGAGCCCGCGGTGCAGATCGTCCCCTTGTCCGCCCAGAGGATCTCGTCCGTCTGGCCGTCGCAGTCGTCGTCCAGGCCGTTGCAGACCTCGCTGCCCGCCGCACCCGGCGTCGCCGAGCAGACGGTGGCGCCGCCGGGGTTCCCCGTGTCGCAGACCCGCACGCCGGTCGCCTGGCACTGGCCGGTCCCCGCCGTGCAGACGGTGCCCTTGTCCGCCCAGCTCCCCTCGTCGGTCTGGCCGTCGCAGTCGTCGTCCAGCCCGTTGCAGACCTCCGTCCCGGCCGCCCCCGAGGTCGCCGAGCAGACCGTCGGGCCCGCGGGGTTCGCCGTGTCGCAGATCCGGGTGCCGGTGGTCTCACAGAGGCCCGCCCCCGAGGTGCAGACCGTGCCCTTGTCCGCCCAGAGGATCTCGTCGGTCTGGCCGTCGCAGTCGTCGTCGAGGGCGTTGCAGACCTCGGCGCCGGCCGCGCCCGGGGTCGCCGAGCAGACGGTGGGGCCGGCGGGGCTGGCGGTGTCGCAGACCTTGGTGCCGGTGGCCTGGCACTGGCCCTGCCCCACGGTGCAGACGGTGCCCTTGTCGGCCCACGGGGCCTCCTCGTCGGTCTGCCCGTCGCAGTCGTCGTCCAGGCCGTTGCAGATCTCGGCGCCGCCGGCGCCGGCGCTCACCGAGCAGACGGTGGACCCGCCCGGGTTCGCCGTGTCGCAGACCCGCACGCCCACCGTCTCGCAGGCGCCGCTGCCCTCCCGGCAGATCGCGCCGAGGTCGGCCCAGAGGGCGTCCTCGTCGGTCAGGCCGTCGCAGTCGTTGTCGACCCGGTCGCAGACCTCGGCGCTCTGCGCGCCGGCCACGGCGTTGCAGAGGGTGGGCGCGCTCGGATCGGCGGGGTTGCAGACGAGCACCCCGGTGCGCTGGCAGGCGCCCAGCCCGACGCTGCAGAGGCTCCCCTTGTCCGCCCAGGCCGCGTCCTCGTCGGTCTGACCGTCACAGTCGTCGTCCAGGCCGTTGCAGGTCTCGGGGTTGCCCAGCTGCCCCTGGCTGGCGGAGCAGAGGGTCGGGCCGGCCGGGTCGGCGGGATCGCAGAGGCGGATGCCGGCGGTCTCGCAGATGCCCAGGCCCGAGGTGCAGACCTGACCCTTGTCGGCCCAGGTGGCGTCCTCGTCGGTCTCGCCGTCGCAGTCGTCGTCGATGCCGTTGCAGACCT
The nucleotide sequence above comes from Deltaproteobacteria bacterium. Encoded proteins:
- a CDS encoding ABC transporter substrate-binding protein, encoding LESLPVEHLEATGPREVRVELVRPVIFSRKRLAEVRLLPADVAACESLTDLSHLSGTGPFRQVEALEPGTLRLERFEGYWDSDPVLGPLPLLDEVVLAFEPDLLRRIRLLDSGRAQVGLFIGSFGDDGEALLAKAKGEGRPALVRLPVKSIAFYLSELVLSAREGTLLADPRVRRAIGFSLDRAALAHPPAVPLHRFLDPRFSAYRPSVEGFSLDRERAAALLEAAGIDLTASPPTLRLGCLEVFRRRCEEIASQLTEAGWRVERHELVVAAMERNLEIGEIDATVGGFLYPYYGTEPWPYLTYIANRNRARTGRGSRIASIYERLDRAVSQADRIALYGALEEALLEDATLIPLVGGSPEDAEFDTIGSLLDPRIRGLPVDDPGAQQPLRDLVGVVQTRILTDHNLAALRHVWLADDPTAATSPSGE
- a CDS encoding MopE-related protein; translated protein: MGTLFGRTTLFWGLLVALSPLLLLQGCSCGGPGLGNCPDEVCNGIDDDCDGETDEEEAWATKGETCFVGLGACQASGVMICDESDRSGPLVCSGTPGSGDTEICNGVDDDCDGETDEEPQWSNLNDVCRVQRGGCVGVGIYVCDPLDASGPSICDAIAGPPVTEVCDGFDNDCDGDTDEGAAWADLGEFCTAGVGACARPGLMICDAVDEEGPTLCNAVPASPGVEVCNGIDDDCDGETDEDATWADKGQVCTSGLGICETAGIRLCDPADPAGPTLCSASQGQLGNPETCNGLDDDCDGQTDEDAAWADKGSLCSVGLGACQRTGVLVCNPADPSAPTLCNAVAGAQSAEVCDRVDNDCDGLTDEDALWADLGAICREGSGACETVGVRVCDTANPGGSTVCSVSAGAGGAEICNGLDDDCDGQTDEEAPWADKGTVCTVGQGQCQATGTKVCDTASPAGPTVCSATPGAAGAEVCNALDDDCDGQTDEILWADKGTVCTSGAGLCETTGTRICDTANPAGPTVCSATSGAAGTEVCNGLDDDCDGQTDEGSWADKGTVCTAGTGQCQATGVRVCDTGNPGGATVCSATPGAAGSEVCNGLDDDCDGQTDEILWADKGTICTAGSGACQQTGIRVCDTASPGGPTVCSVGPAPGGTEVCNGIDDDCDGQTDEISWADLGTGCIAGQGICAQPGIKICDTGSPSGPTVCSATPSPPGAEVCNAFDDDCDGATDEVLWTDKGNACSSGQGACLAAGIRICDAGNPAGPTICSASAGSPSAEICNGADDDCDGTTDEGWLNQATGVYDTDTACGSCFIDCTAVFDRANAWGSCDASGIPQCRMSCCTVGDGHAACDGTHDYLDLDVVSSNGCEFQIDSSVVFVSTLANGGADFATCGGQTTPCATIGQGLARAAAQAGKTRVYVSSGAYYETVTLIDGLSLLGGYNPVTWGRNPAANTTALYGNSGPGHRKAVIADGITTGASIDGFVIYGENAAAPGENSYGIWVRNSNAALLISNNVVWAGNGAPGSEGGGGTNGTSGGNGGAGLAAYDTGSLQCVENCAAGMENAGGAGGASGAASSTAWCAEPGFPAGYWPVTRLMGWWRRSGRPPARRGAGRRGCGR